GCGGGTCGGGAATTCGCTCAAGCGGTCTTGTCGCGCGATGCTGTACTGAGCGATTTCGAGGCAAAACTATGCGCGCTGCGTGCCGATGCTTCCGGCTCTTCAGCGTTGGCGGTAAGGCGTTCGGATTCTTGACGTCGTAAGCCGGCTGTCGTGACAAACGGTCGGGATCCTCCCGGAGTCGGATGGCATTGGCTTAGGGTGGCATGACGTATGTGAAGTATTTTTCCTAAAGGAAGACCTATGCCACACCCCCCTCCCGCATAGAAGACGAAACCACCCAACTGGTCGAAGCCACCATCGAACTACTGTGGGCGCATCGACATGACGTGCTAAACGGCAGGGTTGCATCAGACCGGGCACATGCTTACGTCGGGTTAGTCAAAAGCGCCTGCGAGGCATTGCCTTTGAGTGCAAAGGACCTGGCACGCTTAAGCGCGGTATGCGAGGCAACCCATCTTGCCGCCGCGTCCGCATCCGCATCCGCATCCGCGTCCGAGTGCGAGGTCTAACACTACCGCTGCAACCCATCGCCAAAATAAACTCGCGTGTTCAAATGAACCCCTGAGTCTGCGAGGATTTCTTCCCCGGTCGCCCAACGGTAGGCGGTGTGCTGGGTGTTAGGCAAATTGTCGAGTTTGAGCGGGCGGCGCAGCTTGTATCCCAATACGACGTAGTGAGTCGAGATCCCGGGGTGCCCGCTGACGTTGTCGTCATACAGGTGTTCGTACACGCCCACGAGATCGGCATCGGCGCGCTCGACGCCGGTGTGCCCGAGTTCATCGCGCGCAATCCGGCGAAACGCTTCGTCGAGCCGCTCGTTCTTGCGGATGCGGCCGCCCGGCACAAACCAGAACCCCTGTGCCGGCTTGTTGACGCGGTGTCCAAGCAGATAACCGCCGTTCTCGTTCGGAACAATCAGATCGATAGCGACCAAAGGGGTGGCGTCGATCGTCTGCAGGAATTGCTCGATGGGAAGCATGATGACTGTGTGTGAGCTCCTGCTGCGAGTGACCGCTGCAGGGGCGGGTCGGAAGAGTGCGCATCGTGATGGAAAAAAGCCGGCCTGTGAGGAACCTGGCGAAACACGACAAGGTAATTTCGGCATACGACAAACGTTCATTTCCTCACATGGAGCATTGAATTGAACCGTAAAGCGCTTGTGAATCTTTCCGTTCATTTCGATCAAGTAAAAATTGCACAATTTTCGATTGTGAGCCCATGCGGCGAATTGAATTCACCGTCGCGTTGATTGAATCCGCCAACATGTTGGCAGATTCCGCCAGTGCATAATGGCGACACGGAATCTTTTGTACGATCAATTCAATGAATAAATTCAGCTCCAAGGAAGCTGGAGACCTACTAAATTCCCGGGGATTCAAATGATGGAGTGCTTTGAGGCGGTTCACAGGAAAGGCGTAGAGCTGCCAGGTGTTTTACAGGGCGTGCGTACGACGAGAAATATCGGAATAGTTTTGTTCAGCGGCTTTGCGCTGCCGGAGGCTGCTGCGGTTCTGGAAATCTTTCAGTCGGCGAATGCGCTCACCGGCGCGGATACGTCTCCGAGCGGCCAGGCACGTTATAAGGTTTGCCTGCTGTCCGCGGTCGGCGGCCGTGTCGACAGTTCGTCATCCGTGTTTGTCTGGACCGAAGGTGTCGAAGAGCGGCGCCATTCGGACGCTTTCCACGCGCTATTTATCAGCGGTGGCGGTGGGGTGCGCAATGCCATACGTGACGAGCGCCTGACGACCTGGTTGCGTCGCGAATGCCCGCGCAGCGAGCTGTTGGTGCCGATCGGCGAAGGGCGCTTGCTGCTCGAAGCCGCAGGATTCGGACGCGTGGGCACGACCCCGCGGCTGGGCGGTCGCGCTTCGGATATCTGTCAATACTGTCCGCCCGACATCGGTGTTTCGACGGCCTTTCCGAGTCCGCTGCAAAGCGCGCTGGCGCTGGTCGAAGAGGATTTTGGCCCAGAAATCGCGCGCCAGATTGCCGACTACGTCCTGCCCCGGCCTCAACGGGCGCGCTTTACGGCGACGATCCGGGAGAACGCGCCCACTTACGTGAGCGAAAAGATTCAGGCGTCGGCTCGCTGGCTGGAGGCAAACGGCGACCGACCGATCGCCATCGACGAGGCCGCACAGGTTGCCGCCATGAGCGAGCGAAACTTCCTGCGCCGCTTCAAGATCGAAATGGGCGTCACGCCGTCGGAGTACCTGTCGTATGTGCGGCTCGACATGTGCTGCCGTCTTCTGGTGGAAACCGATCTACCGGTCGACAAGATCGCGCGCCGTTGCGGCCTGGGCGGCGGTGGCTGGCTCTCGAAACTTTTCCGCAAACATCTTTCGACAACGCCAACTGAGTACCGCGCCAGCAAGCGTCTCACGAACGCGGCGTCATAACAGACTGCCTCTGAATGGCGGATTAGCCGTCTTAACGCCGCGGATTACGAATCGGGCGTAGTGGGGCGAGGTTTTTAAAACGCCTTATTCCATTGATCCAGACACATCGCTTTTCGACCAAAAAGATTAGAAAATCAGATTGGCATATATGCAATCTGGTAGAAATTGCAGGATGCGATATAAGCCGGAAAATTAATGAAATAAATGGATAAAGCATAAATCATGATGCGCAAACGATTGCGACGTCAAAAATTGTGTGATTCGAGCGTGCCCGTATGGTTCTCTATAAGGAAGGAAGATCAGCGGTTTCGACTATGGTAAGGCGGGTGCAAACGTGCCGCATGCTGCACTGCCAAAATAATGATGGTTTCCGCCACTCGCTGTTGCGCCACTTTTGACTAGCCTATTCTGTCTGCTGGTCGTCCGGCGGACCGGCAAATGTACGAGGTCTGAACGACGAGCAGATGTGCCTCGGAACTTGAGCCTGTTCTCCGTTAGGAGAGCAGGCTTTTTTAATGTTCCGGTGCCAGTGTGTTGCTGCGGGCGGACCGGCGATGTCCGGGCGAACAGCGCTCGGTCGCGGGCTTGAGATCGACACTGGACATCCGCACGGAATTCATCAACCCCACTTGGAATCTCTCATGCTGAAAGTCACAAAGGCAGTCTTTCCGGTAGCAGGTCTTGGCACCCGGTTCCTCCCCGCCACCAAGGCGAGCCCGAAGGAAATGCTGCCCATCGTCGACAAGCCGCTGATCCAGTACGCGGTCGAAGAAGCGATGGCCGCCGGCATCACCGAAATGATCTTCGTCACGGGCCGCAGCAAGCGCGCCATCGAGGATCACTTCGACAAGTCCTACGAAATCGAAGCCGAGCTCGAAGCGCGCGGCAAGGACAAGCTGCTGGAACTGGTGCGCAGCATCAAGCCGAGCCATGTGGACTGCTTCTACGTGCGTCAGCCGGAAGCACTCGGCCTCGGCCACGCGGTGATGTGCGCCGAAAAGCTGGTGGGCGACAACCCGTTCGCCGTGATCCTCGCGGACGACCTGCTGTACGGCAAGCCGCCTGTGCTGGCACAGATGGTCGAGGTGTTCGACCATTACCACAGCTCGGTGATCGGCGTCGAAGAGATTCCGCCGTCGGAGACGAAGTCGTACGGCGTCGTCGACGGTAAGCAATGGGAAGATTCGATCATCAAGATGTCGGGCATCGTCGAAAAGCCGGCGCCGGAAGTGGCGCCGTCGAACCTCGGCGTGGTGGGCCGCTACGTGCTCAAGCCGCGGATCTTCGAACATCTGCGCGCGCTGAAGCCGGGTGCCGGTGGCGAACTGCAGTTGACGGATGCGATCCAGTCGCTGCTCGCGGACGAACAAGTTCTCGCCTACAAGTATCACGGCACGCGTTTCGACTGCGGCAGCAAGCTCGGTTATCTGAAGGCGACGGTCGAGTTCGCCCTGCGCCACCCGGAAGTGCGCGCCGATTTCCAGGCGTACCTTGAAGAGCATCTGGCTTTGCGGCAGCCTGTTTAATCGCTGCGTTCGGCGCGGCACCTCGAAGCCGGCTAGACGAAGGCCTGCGCGTCCCTGGGACGGCAGGCAAACATCCGGCTCGTAGCGGTTTAGGTTCCCGCGCCGCCTGTGCCACCGGTACCACCGGTGCCGCCGGTCGCCGCCCCCGAACCGCCAGCTGAAATCGGCGCTGCGGCACCCGCGGCAACGGCCGCGGCCGCCAGAGTCGCAGCGGGTTGACCATCGCTGGTAATTGCTCCGGCTGCCAGCAGGGCGTCGAGATCCGCGTCCTCTCCAGGTTGACCCGGCGTGAACGATACGGTCAAAAACGAGTTTGTGGACAGCGTGATGCCGTACGTGCTTTTGATCAGTTGTGCTATAGCGTTTTGCGCGTTCGCGATGACCGTGCTGTTCGTCAGCGCGTTCTGGTAGGTGGTGTTGCTCGTGAGACCGGCAAGCAAGCCGTTCAGCGTGGTGCCGAGTTGTCCGGCGAGGTAGCTGAGCAGCAACTGCGTGAGCGACGTAATGTTGTAGGTGCCGGCGCCGGCGGCAAACGAATTGAGTACGATTGAACCGCTTGTCGCCGTAAGCAGGCACGGGCCGTCGAATTTGAACGTATCCGAATAGGCTCCGCTCGAATTCGACGTCGCGCTGCCCGAGCCGTTCTTGCAGCTCATCTGGACGGTCGCATTCGTTACTGCCGCGCCGATTGCCACGGTTCCCTGAATCGTGCCATTGGCGGAACTGCCGCCTCCCCCGCATGCGACGAGCGCGCCGCTGGCCAGCGCGATCGATCCGAACTTCAGCGTGCGCCAGACACTGGTGTCAAATAGCTTCATCGTTCTCTCCGAAAGAAAGTCACTCACAATGGGCAGGTGGTTGCGCCTGCATCCTTTTTATGTCCTGCAAACCGGCTTCACACGCGTCGGGCGAGCCCACGGTTGCTGCAGCAGAAGGACCGGGCGGTTCACCTTGACGATCCGGCTTCGACGGAGCGTCGTCAGGTCTCGCGTAGCGGTCGTACGCGTCGCGCATGCGATAGAGTTGCGTCGAGAAATAGGCTGCGCTGAAGCGTCCGTCGTTCAGGCGATTCTGGTCGGTGCTATACGGAAAGCTGAGGTTTTCCGCTGCGTCAGGCGTGAGGTAGTTGGTCGAACCCACGCGCGTGCGGAAGTTCAGGGCAAACTGTTCGGAACCGTCGACCTGCACAATACCGGGCTTCATGCCCTGGCGCGGCGTAAGTGGGAAGCTGATGGCGGCGCCCGCAAAACTGCCGCGACCGCTATGTTCGCCGGAGACGCTGACCGATACGTCGTCGAACCAGCGCGTCAGGGTGATGAGCGGCCCCTTGTCGCCGCCCACATAGCGCGCCACGCCGGCCTCGATCCATACCTTCCACGACGGTTGTACCCAGCGGTAGGTGAGCATCGCGTTCGTTTCGTGCGGCAACGTATCGTGGCCGGGTTCCTGGTGCAGATACGCAAGGCGCAGACGGACGATGTCGGGACGGCCGGGGACGAACGCCGTGGTTTCGTTTTCGATGCCGAGGTAGTCATAGTCGAACTTGCCCACGGCCGCGACGTTCAGGACCTGCGGCAGGAGCCAGAAACTTTGCGTCAATGCGGCGGTGTAGAGGCCGCCGCGCAGGCGGTACTGACTGAATATTCGACCTTCGTCCATGTTCGTCGTGTTGTACAGCGGCGCGATATAGCCTGCATACAGTTCAGCGCCGCGCCAAAGCGGCACGAATCCCGCGACGAGCGCGCCCAGCGAAATGTCGAAGTTTCCATACTCCGTGCCGTATAGATAGCTCGTCACGGGAGAGACCTGAATGCGCATGAGACCGTGGCGTCGTTCGTCGCCGTGCCATGCGATCGAATCGGCGTCATAGCTTGGTTGCATGCGCAACGTCATCGATGCGCTAGCCGCCGCGGGCGAACCTCCGGCGAGGAATTGGGCGTAGGCGTCGCGATCCACCGAGACGTCGGCGAGCACTTGATTGGCCTTCTTCACGACCGCATGGATTCGCTCGATGCCGCGCGGCGCATGCAGGCTCGCCACGCCCAGCACGATGCCAAGCGCGTCGGCCTCATTCTGGTTGTAGCGGTGGTTCTCGTATTCGACGATGATATCCTGCCCGCTGATTCCCACACGCACGCGTTCGAGGCCCGCGGCAAACAGTTGCGCGGCGATCGAATCGAGCGCGGTGGGATCCTGTGCCTCGGGAATCACCGGTGTGTGTCCGGTGGGCGCGTGGGATGCATCATCGGCCAGGACGACCGATGCGTAGGATTGCAGCGGCGAGACAAATGCAATCGCCTGTTCGGCGACGTCATTGGGTTGTGCAGCCGCAGCCGCCCTCGCTCTCGCCGGCAGGGGCGCCGGCAAGCTGCGTAGCGGGATGACACCACCTACGTCCGCACTTCCGAGCATCGGTTGCGCCTGCGTGCCAGTGCTGCCGCACAGACCGCCTGCACAGCGCGGCGCACTGAAGCGCTTGCCGAACGGGATCTGAATGCCCACCGAGATCGACGTACGCGGCGAAACGCCGTCCGTCGATTTCAGCGCGCGCGTGAGGGTCCCGATGATATTGGCGTCGGCGAGCCAGCTAATACGTGGCGACTGATAACGCACACCGGCGTAAGGTGTCTTCGAATCGTCTTCTGCCAGCAGCGACAGGCCCGTATGCCACAGCGAGAGCTGGACGCCGCCGAACACCCCATCGAGCCGATCGCCCTCGCCATAGCCGACGGTCAGGTTGAGGGGGCCGAAGGGCTGTGACACTTCACCGTATCGGGAGCGGAAGAAGTGGGTTTGTCCGCCGATATCGGTCATGCCGAACGCAATGGCCGGCTGATAGGTGAAGAACTTTGGCACCTCGAGCTTAACGTCGGCCATCAGGTGACGAAGAATGATGTGGTCCGCGCCGGGGTACGGTGCCGGCACGTTCCCCGGATAGTTCGCCAGGCCGCCGGCCAGCTCGACATACGGCAAGACTCCGAACGCTCCCCAGTAGACTTGCGAGCCCGTCGCCTGATTGCCGTATCGCGGGTCGATATAGTCGTTGTACTGGGCTTCGCCCACGCCCTCCGGCAATGCGAATGCATAGGGGATAACGAGGCCGCCTGCCTGGCCCAGCGAGTTAAGCGCGGGATCGACCGCATGCGCCGACGCGGAAAATGCCAATGCCGCGCCGAGTGCCAGCGCGTGCGGAGCGAGTCTAGGTCGATTGGCGTGCAATCTGCTGGATCCTTTTGTACGGACGTGAGCGATCCGGCGCCCGCGTGACGAACTGACGGGATCCGTTCCAATGGTGTCGAGTTGACCTGGCTTACGGAATAGAAGAGGACGCGGCCCCGACGATCCCGCAGCAGGTCTTTCGGCCGCTGCGATGGTCGGGTCTTTAGTAAGGAGTTCTAGTCGATGAATCGATCGTATAGAACGATCAAAAATTCCGCCATCAGGTGTCGGAATACGACACGAAGTTGGCGGCTGTGGCGAGGCTGGGAGCCACCAACTTACCGTGATGATCACGCATGCGATTGGCGGAATATTTCATTGTTTTGGCCAACGTCATGAGACTGAAGATGAGACATTCAGTCCCAGGCGCCTTGAGCAGGGCACGGAGACGATATGGCTAGCGCTTGGTCGGCGATTTTTACTTTTTGT
Above is a genomic segment from Paraburkholderia phenazinium containing:
- a CDS encoding GDP-mannose mannosyl hydrolase, giving the protein MLPIEQFLQTIDATPLVAIDLIVPNENGGYLLGHRVNKPAQGFWFVPGGRIRKNERLDEAFRRIARDELGHTGVERADADLVGVYEHLYDDNVSGHPGISTHYVVLGYKLRRPLKLDNLPNTQHTAYRWATGEEILADSGVHLNTRVYFGDGLQR
- a CDS encoding YjbH domain-containing protein, which translates into the protein MAFSASAHAVDPALNSLGQAGGLVIPYAFALPEGVGEAQYNDYIDPRYGNQATGSQVYWGAFGVLPYVELAGGLANYPGNVPAPYPGADHIILRHLMADVKLEVPKFFTYQPAIAFGMTDIGGQTHFFRSRYGEVSQPFGPLNLTVGYGEGDRLDGVFGGVQLSLWHTGLSLLAEDDSKTPYAGVRYQSPRISWLADANIIGTLTRALKSTDGVSPRTSISVGIQIPFGKRFSAPRCAGGLCGSTGTQAQPMLGSADVGGVIPLRSLPAPLPARARAAAAAQPNDVAEQAIAFVSPLQSYASVVLADDASHAPTGHTPVIPEAQDPTALDSIAAQLFAAGLERVRVGISGQDIIVEYENHRYNQNEADALGIVLGVASLHAPRGIERIHAVVKKANQVLADVSVDRDAYAQFLAGGSPAAASASMTLRMQPSYDADSIAWHGDERRHGLMRIQVSPVTSYLYGTEYGNFDISLGALVAGFVPLWRGAELYAGYIAPLYNTTNMDEGRIFSQYRLRGGLYTAALTQSFWLLPQVLNVAAVGKFDYDYLGIENETTAFVPGRPDIVRLRLAYLHQEPGHDTLPHETNAMLTYRWVQPSWKVWIEAGVARYVGGDKGPLITLTRWFDDVSVSVSGEHSGRGSFAGAAISFPLTPRQGMKPGIVQVDGSEQFALNFRTRVGSTNYLTPDAAENLSFPYSTDQNRLNDGRFSAAYFSTQLYRMRDAYDRYARPDDAPSKPDRQGEPPGPSAAATVGSPDACEAGLQDIKRMQAQPPAHCE
- the galU gene encoding UTP--glucose-1-phosphate uridylyltransferase GalU, whose translation is MLKVTKAVFPVAGLGTRFLPATKASPKEMLPIVDKPLIQYAVEEAMAAGITEMIFVTGRSKRAIEDHFDKSYEIEAELEARGKDKLLELVRSIKPSHVDCFYVRQPEALGLGHAVMCAEKLVGDNPFAVILADDLLYGKPPVLAQMVEVFDHYHSSVIGVEEIPPSETKSYGVVDGKQWEDSIIKMSGIVEKPAPEVAPSNLGVVGRYVLKPRIFEHLRALKPGAGGELQLTDAIQSLLADEQVLAYKYHGTRFDCGSKLGYLKATVEFALRHPEVRADFQAYLEEHLALRQPV
- a CDS encoding helix-turn-helix domain-containing protein yields the protein MECFEAVHRKGVELPGVLQGVRTTRNIGIVLFSGFALPEAAAVLEIFQSANALTGADTSPSGQARYKVCLLSAVGGRVDSSSSVFVWTEGVEERRHSDAFHALFISGGGGVRNAIRDERLTTWLRRECPRSELLVPIGEGRLLLEAAGFGRVGTTPRLGGRASDICQYCPPDIGVSTAFPSPLQSALALVEEDFGPEIARQIADYVLPRPQRARFTATIRENAPTYVSEKIQASARWLEANGDRPIAIDEAAQVAAMSERNFLRRFKIEMGVTPSEYLSYVRLDMCCRLLVETDLPVDKIARRCGLGGGGWLSKLFRKHLSTTPTEYRASKRLTNAAS